GAGATGGTGATGCCTGGTGACAACGTGACGGTGGAGATAGAGTTGTTAACGCCGATCGCGTTGGAGAAGGAGTTGCGGTTTGCGATAAGGGAGGGCGGGCGCACTGTAGGAGCGGGCGTCGTCGCAGAAATACTAGACTGATGTCCATCACGACGCTTGCCAAGTGACGCCTCAAGAAATCGCGACATAGTTGAGGAGGAGAAGTGGCGACTCAAAGAATTCGGATAAAGCTGCGTTCCTACGATCATGCGATGCTGGATCAGTCCGCCGGCCAGATAGTGCAGACCGCGAAGAGAACTGGCGCGACGATCTCCGGCC
This region of Candidatus Eisenbacteria bacterium genomic DNA includes:
- the tuf gene encoding elongation factor Tu (EF-Tu; promotes GTP-dependent binding of aminoacyl-tRNA to the A-site of ribosomes during protein biosynthesis; when the tRNA anticodon matches the mRNA codon, GTP hydrolysis results; the inactive EF-Tu-GDP leaves the ribosome and release of GDP is promoted by elongation factor Ts; many prokaryotes have two copies of the gene encoding EF-Tu), producing the protein EMVMPGDNVTVEIELLTPIALEKELRFAIREGGRTVGAGVVAEILD